The following proteins come from a genomic window of Myroides odoratus DSM 2801:
- a CDS encoding helix-turn-helix domain-containing protein, with amino-acid sequence MSYNQEIITYSQDKSVKNGVVLKELAPQTLEEDILGLTHRDDYYVFILVLNGTFRINCELQTHELQTSDLFLIKPYQIHTIEEYSEDFFAHFLSIQDFRIPDDLTYLLFNLPNTQQCIPLKTEARQTLLDTIHLLTKYETKQEEYTTEITNGLFQAIIYKIGSLFKEKTRVPEVSAINQSNVITSKFKRLITTQTHLRQPSYFADLLFITPAHLNDCVKKTTGQTVSYWLKKSIIDEAKRLLYYTTKSVKEIAFELGYEDHTYFSRLFKKHVKQTPLQFRGDFIVMVH; translated from the coding sequence ATGTCCTATAATCAAGAAATTATAACCTACAGTCAAGATAAATCAGTCAAAAATGGCGTGGTTTTGAAAGAATTGGCTCCTCAAACATTAGAGGAAGATATACTAGGATTAACACATCGAGATGATTACTATGTTTTCATTCTCGTGCTTAATGGTACATTCCGCATCAACTGTGAATTGCAAACACATGAATTACAGACGAGCGATTTATTTCTGATTAAACCCTATCAGATTCATACCATAGAAGAATACAGTGAAGATTTTTTTGCTCATTTTTTAAGCATACAAGACTTTCGTATTCCGGATGATTTGACCTATCTCCTTTTTAATTTACCTAATACACAACAGTGTATTCCTTTAAAAACAGAAGCTCGTCAAACGCTACTAGATACCATTCATCTCTTAACCAAATACGAAACAAAACAAGAAGAATATACCACAGAGATAACCAATGGATTATTTCAGGCTATTATATACAAAATTGGTTCGCTTTTTAAAGAAAAGACACGCGTACCTGAAGTTTCGGCTATCAATCAATCGAATGTAATTACGTCTAAATTCAAACGTTTAATTACCACGCAAACTCATTTGCGACAACCCTCCTATTTCGCTGATCTTTTGTTTATTACACCCGCGCATTTAAATGACTGTGTCAAAAAGACAACAGGACAAACGGTTAGTTATTGGTTGAAAAAATCGATTATTGATGAAGCCAAACGCTTGTTGTACTATACGACTAAATCTGTAAAGGAAATTGCTTTTGAATTAGGATACGAGGATCATACTTATTTTTCTCGTTTGTTTAAAAAGCACGTCAAACAAACCCCATTACAATTCCGCGGTGATTTTATCGTTATGGTGCATTAA
- the tpiA gene encoding triose-phosphate isomerase: MRHQIVAGNWKMHKNLSETHVLLDELIELLPTGKEVEVIVAPAFTNLASAVNHLEGTNIQVAAQNMHQAEGGAFTGEISAQMLLSVGVETVIIGHSERRHYFKETDAILADKVNTALRHNMRVIYCIGEELKDRESKQYLNVIFNQLRDGLFHLSKAQWEHIVIAYEPVWAIGTGETATPEQAQEIHAFIRQEIERQYDKTVAENTSILYGGSVKPNNAKEIFSKPDVDGGLIGGAALVAADFAAIVAAI; encoded by the coding sequence ATGAGACACCAAATTGTTGCTGGAAACTGGAAAATGCACAAGAATCTTTCAGAAACTCATGTGCTATTAGATGAATTAATTGAACTATTGCCTACGGGTAAAGAAGTGGAAGTTATTGTAGCTCCTGCTTTTACCAATTTAGCTAGTGCAGTAAATCACTTAGAAGGAACTAACATTCAAGTGGCCGCTCAAAATATGCATCAAGCTGAAGGTGGTGCTTTTACGGGAGAAATTTCGGCTCAAATGTTATTGAGTGTTGGTGTTGAAACAGTAATTATCGGGCACTCTGAACGAAGACATTACTTTAAAGAAACTGATGCTATTTTAGCTGATAAAGTAAATACGGCTTTAAGACATAATATGCGCGTAATTTACTGTATTGGTGAAGAGCTAAAAGATCGAGAAAGCAAACAGTATCTCAATGTTATTTTCAACCAATTAAGAGATGGATTATTTCATTTATCTAAAGCTCAATGGGAGCATATTGTAATTGCTTATGAACCTGTATGGGCTATTGGAACTGGAGAAACAGCGACACCAGAACAAGCACAAGAAATTCACGCCTTTATTCGTCAAGAAATTGAGCGTCAATATGACAAAACGGTTGCAGAAAATACGTCTATTTTATATGGAGGTAGTGTGAAACCAAACAATGCAAAAGAGATTTTCTCAAAACCCGATGTTGATGGTGGTTTAATTGGTGGAGCAGCACTTGTTGCCGCTGATTTCGCAGCTATTGTAGCAGCAATCTAA
- a CDS encoding TlpA family protein disulfide reductase: MKKIFITLSILALTATACKQQTEKLEVISTEEATTTSTPEETPVDATQFKPEALTQVFHKLDGSTITFQEILAQYTGKNILIDVWAAWCPDCIKALPEIKTIKAEFPDVVFVNLSLDKTPEAWKEAIAKYGIEGEQFHLNDEKRMKGTFGQAIELNWIPRYIVINKEGKIELFNATEKNFGEIKALLNTLQ; this comes from the coding sequence ATGAAGAAAATTTTTATCACCCTTTCTATACTTGCCTTAACAGCTACAGCTTGTAAGCAACAAACAGAGAAGTTAGAGGTTATCTCAACAGAGGAAGCTACAACAACTTCGACACCAGAAGAAACACCAGTTGATGCAACGCAATTCAAACCAGAAGCGTTAACCCAAGTATTCCACAAATTAGATGGAAGTACAATTACCTTTCAAGAAATCCTTGCACAATACACAGGGAAGAATATCTTAATTGATGTTTGGGCCGCTTGGTGTCCAGATTGTATTAAAGCATTACCTGAGATTAAAACAATTAAAGCTGAATTTCCAGATGTGGTATTTGTCAATTTATCATTAGATAAAACGCCAGAAGCTTGGAAAGAAGCGATAGCGAAATACGGAATTGAAGGAGAGCAATTTCACCTCAACGATGAGAAACGCATGAAAGGAACTTTTGGACAAGCTATTGAATTGAACTGGATTCCGCGCTATATTGTGATAAACAAAGAAGGAAAAATTGAGCTTTTTAACGCGACAGAGAAAAACTTTGGAGAGATTAAAGCCTTATTAAATACATTACAATAA
- a CDS encoding ABC transporter permease, with protein MLTYFIKKMCYALLTLWGVVSVVFFLFTILPGDPARMMLDQNESAEQLLAIKKKYGFDQPISKQYVLYLNDLSPISLHSTQAEDYSFRHENKYTGIVFLTVGQTEVMLKAPYLRESFQKNGKTVSSILAETLPNTVLLATVAIGIALCIGVLLGVISALYVNTWLDRLISVVSTFGMSIPSFFSAILFAWIFGYLLHRYTQLPMTGSLYEVDDYGEGRYLALRNIILPALVLGIRPLSVVIQLMRNSLLEVLSLDYIRTAKAKGMSTTQVIYKHALKNALNPVVTALSGWFASMLAGAVFVEYIFGWNGLGKEIVEALNTLDLPIIMGAVLTIATAFVIVTILVDLIYAYLDPRIKLNE; from the coding sequence TTGTTGACTTATTTCATCAAAAAAATGTGTTATGCCTTACTAACTCTATGGGGAGTTGTAAGTGTAGTTTTCTTTTTATTTACAATTTTACCTGGTGACCCAGCTCGAATGATGTTGGATCAAAATGAAAGTGCAGAACAGCTTTTGGCTATCAAAAAGAAGTATGGATTTGATCAACCCATTAGCAAACAATATGTATTGTATTTGAATGATTTGTCGCCTATTTCCTTACATAGTACACAAGCGGAAGACTACAGTTTTAGACATGAAAATAAGTACACTGGAATTGTTTTCCTTACTGTAGGACAAACCGAAGTGATGCTCAAAGCTCCGTATTTACGCGAGAGCTTTCAGAAAAATGGCAAAACCGTAAGTAGTATTTTAGCAGAAACACTGCCTAATACGGTACTCCTCGCAACGGTAGCTATCGGAATAGCCCTTTGTATTGGTGTACTATTGGGCGTAATTTCCGCCTTGTATGTCAATACGTGGTTGGATCGTCTAATTTCGGTGGTTAGTACTTTTGGAATGAGTATTCCTTCTTTCTTTAGTGCGATTTTATTTGCCTGGATATTTGGTTATCTCTTACATCGTTATACGCAATTGCCGATGACTGGTAGTTTATACGAAGTAGATGATTATGGTGAAGGCCGCTATTTAGCCTTGCGCAATATCATCCTCCCAGCTCTAGTTTTGGGTATTCGTCCATTATCTGTTGTGATTCAATTGATGCGCAATTCCCTGTTAGAAGTATTGAGTTTGGATTACATCCGAACAGCCAAAGCCAAAGGGATGAGTACGACACAAGTCATCTACAAACACGCGTTAAAAAATGCATTGAATCCTGTGGTAACTGCACTATCTGGATGGTTTGCCTCCATGTTAGCGGGTGCCGTTTTTGTCGAATATATATTCGGCTGGAATGGCTTAGGCAAAGAAATTGTAGAAGCCCTGAATACGTTAGATCTCCCTATTATTATGGGAGCGGTACTTACTATTGCAACCGCTTTCGTAATCGTAACAATTTTAGTAGATTTGATCTATGCTTATTTAGATCCTAGAATAAAGCTAAACGAATAA
- a CDS encoding BT_3928 family protein, which yields MKIITQLSRIFVGVLFILSGLVKLNDPTGFSFKLEEYFSEAVLNLPFLTPYALSLAVVLVIAEVILGVALLLGFMRKLTLTLLFLMIVFFTFLTFYSAYFNKVTDCGCFGDAVPLTPWGSFTKDIVLLILILILIKFKSFIQPIFQAKTNNLIMMITVVLCSFMGYWVLNHLPLKDFRAYKVGTDIQKGMEIPADAPKAEYQMTFYYNVNGKEEKFTDKELGNIPEGAEFVRREDIQLSEGFQPAIHDLTMDLDGEEHLEQMLQEPKLIWIISYDLERADTEGLQAMKDFANKAIVKGYVVAGLTASSNAIIDDVIKKYELPFIYYTSDATTLKTIERANPSIVVLEKGIIVEKKHWKDRNQVTLK from the coding sequence ATGAAAATTATCACGCAATTGTCGCGCATTTTTGTAGGCGTATTATTTATTTTATCCGGTTTAGTAAAACTGAATGATCCTACAGGTTTCTCTTTTAAACTAGAGGAATATTTTTCGGAAGCAGTTTTAAACTTACCTTTTTTAACGCCTTATGCCCTATCCTTAGCAGTTGTTTTGGTCATTGCTGAAGTGATTTTAGGTGTTGCCTTATTACTGGGCTTTATGCGTAAATTGACATTGACGTTATTATTTTTAATGATTGTATTTTTTACGTTCTTGACCTTTTATTCGGCTTATTTCAACAAAGTAACAGACTGTGGTTGTTTCGGAGATGCAGTACCTTTAACGCCTTGGGGATCCTTCACCAAGGATATTGTCTTGTTGATTCTCATCTTGATTCTCATTAAATTCAAATCATTCATTCAACCGATATTCCAAGCGAAAACCAATAACCTCATCATGATGATTACTGTTGTTTTGTGTTCTTTTATGGGGTATTGGGTATTGAATCACTTGCCTTTAAAAGATTTTAGAGCGTATAAAGTAGGAACTGATATTCAAAAGGGAATGGAAATTCCTGCCGATGCTCCTAAAGCAGAATACCAAATGACATTCTACTACAACGTAAATGGCAAAGAGGAGAAATTCACAGATAAAGAATTAGGTAATATTCCTGAAGGTGCTGAGTTTGTTCGTCGAGAAGATATTCAGTTGAGCGAAGGTTTCCAACCGGCTATTCACGATTTAACGATGGATTTGGATGGAGAAGAGCACTTAGAGCAAATGCTACAAGAGCCTAAACTAATTTGGATTATTTCGTACGATTTAGAACGTGCAGATACAGAAGGTTTACAAGCAATGAAAGACTTTGCAAACAAAGCTATTGTGAAAGGCTATGTTGTAGCTGGATTAACTGCTTCAAGCAATGCTATTATTGATGACGTAATTAAAAAATACGAATTGCCTTTTATCTACTATACTTCTGATGCAACAACATTGAAAACAATTGAACGTGCAAATCCAAGTATAGTCGTATTAGAAAAAGGAATCATTGTAGAAAAGAAACACTGGAAAGACCGTAATCAGGTTACCTTAAAATAA
- a CDS encoding DUF1599 domain-containing protein, with protein MSTTSIQYDQVIAICKSLFQKKMHDYGCAWRIMRLSSLTDQIYIKAQRLRSIQENTVRKVDEGEIPEFIGIINYCVMALINAEIGVGKYADLTAEEVETLYDKHVLETKTLMENKNHDYGEAWRDLRVSSLTDLILQKLLRVKQIEDNKGKTLASEGIEANYQDMLNYAVFALIHLELINE; from the coding sequence ATGAGTACTACTTCTATACAATATGATCAGGTAATTGCTATTTGCAAATCGTTATTCCAAAAAAAGATGCACGATTATGGCTGTGCTTGGCGCATCATGCGTTTAAGCTCTTTAACGGATCAGATTTATATCAAAGCACAACGCTTGAGAAGTATTCAGGAGAACACCGTTCGCAAAGTTGACGAAGGAGAAATTCCTGAATTTATTGGCATCATTAACTACTGTGTTATGGCTTTAATTAATGCGGAGATTGGCGTAGGAAAATATGCAGATTTAACAGCGGAAGAAGTGGAAACACTTTACGACAAACATGTATTAGAGACCAAAACCTTAATGGAAAATAAAAATCACGATTACGGAGAAGCGTGGCGTGATTTACGCGTTAGTTCGCTAACGGATTTGATTTTACAAAAGTTACTTCGCGTCAAGCAAATTGAAGACAACAAAGGAAAGACGTTGGCTTCTGAAGGCATAGAAGCGAATTATCAAGATATGTTGAATTATGCTGTATTTGCTTTGATTCACCTTGAATTAATAAACGAATAA
- the folP gene encoding dihydropteroate synthase, giving the protein MTINCKGELIDLSTPRIMGILNVTPNSFYDGGKYKTDVDFLNQVEKMLTDGADFIDLGAYSSKPSAEFVSEEEEIKRLVGVVTLLVNHFPGIKLSIDTFRAKVAQEAIEAGGAIVNDIAAGLLDDRMIEVVGELQVPYIMMHMRGNPKTMQSLTTYDDLVVDMRYYFSERLAHARAAKINDVILDPGFGFAKTREQNYELMAKLEHFHCFELPLLVGISRKSMLYKLLDCTPQEALNGTSVLNTIALQKGAQIIRVHDVKEANEVRKILNQLMI; this is encoded by the coding sequence ATGACAATAAATTGCAAAGGAGAATTAATTGATTTATCTACGCCTAGAATCATGGGAATTTTGAATGTAACTCCCAATTCCTTCTACGATGGCGGCAAATACAAGACCGATGTTGATTTTCTAAATCAAGTTGAAAAAATGCTTACAGATGGAGCTGATTTTATTGATTTAGGAGCTTATTCCTCTAAGCCTAGCGCTGAATTTGTGAGTGAAGAGGAAGAAATCAAGCGTTTAGTTGGTGTAGTAACCTTATTGGTCAATCATTTTCCAGGAATTAAATTGTCTATTGATACCTTTCGAGCTAAAGTGGCTCAAGAGGCCATTGAGGCAGGGGGAGCTATAGTAAATGATATTGCTGCGGGTTTATTGGATGATCGAATGATTGAGGTTGTAGGGGAGTTACAAGTACCTTACATCATGATGCACATGAGAGGAAACCCAAAGACCATGCAGAGTCTGACAACCTATGACGATTTAGTAGTGGATATGCGTTACTATTTTTCAGAACGTTTGGCACATGCTAGAGCAGCTAAAATAAACGATGTTATTTTAGATCCTGGTTTTGGTTTTGCTAAAACAAGGGAACAAAATTACGAGTTGATGGCTAAATTAGAGCATTTTCACTGTTTTGAATTGCCTTTATTGGTAGGAATATCCCGCAAATCGATGCTGTATAAACTCTTAGATTGTACCCCGCAAGAGGCCTTGAATGGAACAAGTGTTTTGAATACAATTGCCTTACAAAAAGGAGCGCAGATTATACGTGTGCACGATGTGAAAGAAGCAAATGAAGTTAGAAAAATTTTAAACCAATTGATGATATGA